The following nucleotide sequence is from Caldilineales bacterium.
CTCGCTGGCAATGCGGCGGCGGATGCGGCTGTACTCGTCCAACAAAGTCGTGGGGCCGCCGGCCAGCACGCCGGCCAGGGCTGCGGCCAGGTGGTGGGCGTCATGGATGCCGCTGTTCATGCCCATGCTGCCGATGGGGTTGTTGATGTGGGCGGCGTCGCCCAACAACAGCGCCCGCCCCAGGCGGAAGCTTTCGGCCACGCGCTGGTGCACCCGATAGATCTGCCAGCTCTCGATCACGAACTCAGGCTCGGCCGCCAAAAAGCGCCACAACCGCCGGCGGAGGGCGTCGGGATGGGCGGCCTCGGTCTCGTCCTCGTCGCTCCCCAGGCGAAAGATGACGCGGGTGAAGGTGGGAAAAGTGAGGGCGATGACCCATTCGTCGGGGTCGAAGATGTAATTGACCAGCCCGATGCCGGGATAGAACGGGGCCAGATCGAGGCCGATATCGATCTGCAGAAAGCGGTCCTCGTAGGTCATGCCTTCGAATCCCAGGCCCAGCCGCCGGCGCAGGCTGCTTTGGGCGCCATCCGCGCCACACAGGTAGGCGCCGGCCGCCTGGCAGAGACCCTGCGGCGTCTCGAACCAGGCCACGACGCGGTCGCCCTGCTCGACAAAGTCGATGAAACGGTGCTCCATGTGCACCCGACCAAAACCCGTGGCCTCGATCGCCGGCTTGAG
It contains:
- a CDS encoding FAD-dependent monooxygenase, with the translated sequence MKDPRLPVLIIGAGPVGLSLALALARRQAPVRVYEAETELSHEARASTLHPPTLEMLAEWGVIDEVLARGQRVDRLLYWERSSRQLVADFDFRLIAGNTPYPFRLLLPQHLLTRLLKPAIEATGFGRVHMEHRFIDFVEQGDRVVAWFETPQGLCQAAGAYLCGADGAQSSLRRRLGLGFEGMTYEDRFLQIDIGLDLAPFYPGIGLVNYIFDPDEWVIALTFPTFTRVIFRLGSDEDETEAAHPDALRRRLWRFLAAEPEFVIESWQIYRVHQRVAESFRLGRALLLGDAAHINNPIGSMGMNSGIHDAHHLAAALAGVLAGGPTTLLDEYSRIRRRIASERVQTSARRFYADMSERQRGQRQARNLALRALAADPVRARAYLLELSMMERWI